The Blastomonas fulva genome contains a region encoding:
- a CDS encoding TlyA family RNA methyltransferase, whose product MPDHPPHSAPGKKASAKAPKLRIDQLLVERGLVESRARAQALILAGLVFAGERKIAKAGETLATDAPVEVRGRDHPWVSRGGIKLAHALDHFGIDVTGMTGIDVGSSTGGFTDVLLTRGAAHVFAVDSGTNQLAWKLRQDPRVTVHEQTSARILTDAHITQAIDIVVCDASFIALDKVLPVPMSFARPGAWLVALIKPQFEVGRDQIGKGGVVRDPVLHSAVCDRVMQWLESIDWPVTGLTQSPITGPSGNVEFLVAAQKGRCC is encoded by the coding sequence ATGCCCGATCATCCCCCCCATTCCGCACCCGGCAAAAAGGCTTCGGCCAAGGCGCCCAAGCTGCGCATCGACCAGCTGCTGGTCGAGCGCGGGCTGGTTGAAAGCCGCGCACGCGCGCAGGCGCTGATCCTGGCGGGGCTGGTGTTCGCAGGCGAGCGCAAGATTGCCAAGGCGGGCGAGACGCTGGCCACCGATGCGCCTGTCGAGGTGCGCGGGCGCGATCATCCCTGGGTGTCGCGTGGCGGCATCAAGCTGGCGCACGCGCTCGACCATTTCGGCATCGACGTCACCGGCATGACCGGAATCGACGTCGGCTCGTCCACCGGCGGTTTCACCGATGTGCTGCTGACCCGCGGCGCCGCACATGTGTTCGCGGTCGACAGCGGCACCAACCAACTCGCCTGGAAGCTGCGGCAGGACCCGCGCGTCACCGTGCACGAACAGACCAGCGCGCGAATCCTGACCGACGCGCATATCACGCAGGCCATCGACATCGTGGTGTGCGACGCCAGTTTCATCGCGCTCGACAAGGTGCTGCCGGTGCCGATGTCCTTTGCGCGCCCGGGCGCGTGGCTGGTCGCGCTGATCAAGCCGCAGTTCGAGGTGGGGCGCGACCAGATCGGCAAGGGCGGGGTGGTGCGCGATCCCGTGCTGCACAGCGCGGTGTGCGACCGGGTGATGCAATGGCTCGAAAGCATCGACTGGCCCGTCACCGGCCTGACGCAAAGCCCGATTACAGGGCCAAGTGGCAATGTGGAATTTCTGGTCGCAGCCCAAAAGGGACGCTGCTGCTGA
- a CDS encoding TspO/MBR family protein, protein MNEIASPMQLRLGFLRWALLFVPLVVLLGFGVSDFSGSGEDNRWFQALQKPEAQPPGWAFGAAWSVLYVMMGLAVTVVVTARGAKLRGLAVLLFFVQLALNLAWPIYFFGMHQVTGAFYLLVAVFVAAFATTIVFGRVRPLAAWLMVPYLAWLCFASVLNKQIDTLNPNAENLVVPRDSQRIQLAPPAP, encoded by the coding sequence ATGAATGAAATCGCCTCGCCCATGCAGCTTCGCCTCGGCTTTTTGCGCTGGGCCCTGCTGTTTGTCCCGCTGGTCGTGCTGCTCGGCTTCGGCGTCAGCGATTTTTCCGGATCGGGTGAGGACAACCGCTGGTTCCAGGCGCTGCAGAAGCCCGAAGCGCAGCCGCCGGGCTGGGCGTTCGGCGCGGCATGGTCGGTGCTGTACGTGATGATGGGGCTCGCCGTAACCGTCGTCGTCACTGCACGCGGGGCTAAATTGCGCGGGCTTGCGGTGCTTTTGTTCTTCGTCCAGCTGGCGCTCAACCTTGCCTGGCCGATCTATTTCTTCGGGATGCATCAGGTGACCGGCGCGTTCTATCTGCTGGTGGCGGTGTTCGTGGCGGCGTTTGCCACGACGATCGTGTTTGGCCGGGTACGCCCGCTCGCGGCGTGGCTGATGGTGCCGTATCTCGCCTGGCTGTGCTTTGCCTCGGTGCTCAACAAGCAGATCGATACGCTCAACCCCAATGCGGAAAATCTGGTCGTGCCGCGCGATTCCCAGCGGATCCAACTGGCCCCGCCCGCGCCCTGA
- a CDS encoding accessory factor UbiK family protein yields MQNKSEFGGDFAKFINGLAGTVAGMSREAGESARERTREWIAGLDFVSREEFDAVKEMASKAREESEALKARLDALEAAMANKGAGPAA; encoded by the coding sequence ATGCAGAACAAATCCGAATTTGGCGGCGATTTCGCAAAGTTCATCAACGGCCTGGCCGGAACCGTTGCAGGCATGAGCCGCGAGGCGGGGGAAAGCGCGCGTGAGCGGACCCGCGAATGGATCGCCGGGCTCGATTTCGTCAGCCGTGAAGAGTTCGACGCGGTAAAGGAAATGGCCAGCAAGGCGCGCGAGGAAAGCGAGGCCCTGAAGGCCCGGCTCGACGCGTTGGAAGCGGCAATGGCCAACAAGGGCGCCGGCCCCGCCGCCTGA
- a CDS encoding YbjN domain-containing protein: MLAALFEARGWPCEMVGEDELLTEVKGSWTSYQLRAIWRHEDNVLQLLAMPDIRVPDDKFAVICEALALINEQLWLGHFDIWSNSGVVLYRNGMMLGSDAMLGLDQAQLAVEAAIDECDRFYPVFQFILWGDKAPQEALAAALIDTQGEA; the protein is encoded by the coding sequence ATGCTTGCCGCGCTGTTCGAGGCGCGGGGCTGGCCGTGCGAAATGGTGGGCGAGGACGAGCTGCTGACCGAGGTCAAGGGCAGCTGGACCAGCTATCAGCTGCGCGCGATCTGGCGGCACGAGGACAATGTCCTGCAGCTGCTCGCGATGCCGGACATTCGCGTTCCCGACGACAAGTTCGCGGTCATCTGCGAGGCCTTGGCGCTGATCAACGAGCAATTGTGGCTGGGCCATTTCGACATCTGGTCGAACAGCGGCGTGGTGCTGTATCGCAACGGCATGATGCTGGGTAGCGACGCGATGCTGGGGCTCGACCAGGCACAGCTCGCGGTGGAGGCGGCAATCGACGAGTGCGACCGCTTCTATCCGGTGTTCCAGTTCATCCTGTGGGGCGACAAGGCCCCGCAAGAAGCCCTCGCCGCCGCGCTGATCGACACCCAGGGCGAGGCTTGA
- the proC gene encoding pyrroline-5-carboxylate reductase produces the protein MSKLFPQSLLVIGSGNMAGAMLRGWFARGLDPASVTIVDPSPRDLPEGVRHLTAIEASISAPEWLLLGIKPQMLPDVVSQVASLDLSETLLVSMLAGIEITALRSAVPHVRAIARIMPNMAIGIGQSVTALFAEALAQPEQEQLEALFAMLGSAEWLTDESQMHLVTALSGSGPAYLFRFIDALGKGAQALGMPADQASRFALAMVRGSAELAYQSPESPAQLAERVASPGGTTRAALNVFDADDALERLVAEAMAAAARRSVELGQ, from the coding sequence TTGTCCAAGCTATTCCCCCAATCGCTGCTCGTCATTGGGTCAGGCAACATGGCCGGCGCGATGCTGCGCGGGTGGTTTGCGCGCGGGCTCGATCCGGCCAGCGTCACCATCGTCGATCCGTCACCGCGTGACCTGCCCGAAGGCGTCCGCCACCTGACCGCAATCGAGGCCAGCATCTCCGCGCCCGAATGGCTGCTGCTGGGGATCAAGCCGCAGATGCTGCCCGATGTCGTGTCGCAAGTTGCGTCGCTCGACCTGTCGGAGACATTGCTGGTGTCGATGCTCGCCGGAATTGAGATCACCGCGCTGCGCTCCGCTGTTCCGCATGTGCGTGCTATCGCCCGGATCATGCCCAATATGGCGATCGGCATCGGCCAGTCGGTCACCGCTTTGTTCGCCGAAGCCCTGGCTCAGCCTGAGCAGGAGCAACTGGAAGCGCTGTTTGCCATGCTCGGCAGCGCCGAGTGGTTGACCGACGAATCGCAGATGCACCTCGTCACCGCGCTCAGCGGGTCGGGGCCTGCCTATCTGTTCCGATTCATCGATGCGCTGGGCAAGGGGGCGCAAGCACTTGGCATGCCCGCGGATCAGGCGTCGCGCTTCGCGCTTGCCATGGTGCGTGGATCGGCCGAACTCGCCTATCAGTCGCCCGAGAGCCCGGCGCAGCTTGCCGAGCGGGTCGCGAGCCCCGGCGGCACCACCCGCGCCGCGCTCAATGTGTTCGACGCCGACGATGCGCTCGAGCGGCTGGTGGCAGAGGCGATGGCTGCTGCAGCCAGGCGCAGCGTCGAACTGGGTCAGTAG
- a CDS encoding GrpB family protein, which translates to MVEIIAHNPLWKKDFMAEREAIRSAMGESLITLHHIGSTAIPGIHAKPVIDMLAVATSLDALEEAAPALAALGYQAMGAYGIDGRRYFRKDDASGRRTHHLHGYAAGSADIERHLAFRDYLRAHPDIAARYSLLKQRLVAGAEDYIEGKAPFVLETQTDALAWYRGRPRAY; encoded by the coding sequence ATGGTCGAAATCATTGCCCATAACCCCCTGTGGAAAAAGGACTTCATGGCGGAGCGGGAAGCCATCCGTTCCGCCATGGGCGAAAGTCTGATCACGCTGCACCATATCGGCAGCACCGCCATTCCCGGCATCCATGCCAAGCCCGTGATCGACATGCTGGCGGTGGCGACATCGCTGGACGCACTCGAAGAGGCTGCCCCCGCGCTGGCCGCCCTTGGCTATCAGGCGATGGGGGCATACGGCATCGACGGGCGGCGGTATTTCCGCAAGGACGACGCATCCGGGCGCCGGACCCACCATCTGCATGGCTATGCGGCAGGATCGGCGGATATCGAACGCCATCTGGCGTTCCGCGACTATCTGCGCGCGCATCCGGATATCGCCGCGCGATATTCACTGCTGAAGCAGCGGCTTGTCGCCGGGGCTGAAGATTATATCGAAGGCAAGGCACCCTTTGTCCTGGAGACGCAGACCGATGCGCTTGCCTGGTATCGCGGGCGTCCGCGCGCCTACTGA
- a CDS encoding LOG family protein, whose translation MTKKDLTEPRFRQAAEDARTADAAVHDTPQTQDPAYRLAFGDTDFLLRQELRPVRFQLELLKTEMLLEEAGIGSTLVIYGSARIPSPDKTEGLVEAARTPEEKTVSERLVAKAKYYDEARKLAQLASECGVEEDGKRQFVVCSGGGPSIMEAANRGAADVGKESVGLNIVLPHEQAPNRFVTPHLSFQFHYFALRKMHFLLRARAVAVFPGGFGTFDEFFELLTLIQTGKMAPIPIMLFGREFWNRVVNFEALAEEGVISPGNLQLFSFVETADEAWDKIRTFYELPCG comes from the coding sequence ATGACAAAGAAAGACCTGACCGAGCCGCGTTTTCGCCAAGCTGCCGAAGACGCCCGCACCGCCGACGCTGCGGTACACGACACCCCCCAGACCCAGGACCCCGCCTACCGGCTGGCCTTTGGCGATACCGACTTTCTGCTGCGGCAGGAGCTGCGCCCGGTTCGCTTCCAGCTGGAGCTGCTGAAGACCGAAATGCTGCTCGAAGAGGCTGGCATCGGATCGACCCTGGTGATCTACGGTTCCGCACGCATCCCCTCGCCCGACAAGACCGAAGGGCTGGTCGAGGCCGCGCGCACGCCGGAAGAAAAGACCGTCTCCGAGCGGCTGGTCGCCAAGGCAAAATACTACGACGAAGCGCGCAAGCTGGCCCAGCTGGCGAGCGAATGCGGCGTCGAAGAGGACGGCAAGCGCCAGTTCGTCGTCTGCTCGGGCGGTGGCCCCTCGATCATGGAAGCGGCCAACCGGGGCGCTGCCGATGTCGGCAAGGAATCGGTCGGGCTCAACATCGTGCTTCCGCACGAACAGGCGCCCAACCGTTTCGTCACCCCGCATCTGTCGTTCCAGTTCCACTATTTCGCACTGCGCAAGATGCACTTCCTGCTGCGCGCGCGCGCGGTCGCAGTGTTCCCCGGCGGCTTCGGCACCTTTGACGAATTCTTCGAGCTGCTCACCCTGATCCAGACCGGCAAGATGGCGCCGATTCCGATCATGCTGTTCGGTCGCGAGTTCTGGAACCGCGTGGTCAATTTCGAGGCGCTGGCCGAGGAAGGCGTGATCTCGCCGGGCAATCTGCAACTGTTCAGCTTTGTCGAAACCGCCGATGAGGCATGGGACAAGATCCGGACGTTCTACGAACTGCCCTGCGGCTGA
- a CDS encoding extensin family protein — protein MTNAAPPFSNPATGSMLPGAQVDGAGVTPASPGTATPDLAALLAGSGRPHSRPRYPLRRADPRFCANSSSPEMQRMALVAALSVLIAGCSMLPEGRGVSRAPTQQIARPAALPAPSVADTRQCISALTQAQVRFTPVPDQVFGAGCSQLGSVRLSTIALTDAPRGLNELAISNIGPVRCELAQRFAGWAQFGIARAAEQMLGSPLVKIETMGSYSCRNIAGSVKLSQHAHANAIDIAAFVLADGRRISVKQGWAGSNQERAFLRTIHASACKRFGTVLGPDYNAAHQDHLHVDMSGQGYCR, from the coding sequence ATGACCAACGCCGCCCCTCCCTTCAGCAACCCCGCAACCGGCAGCATGCTGCCCGGTGCGCAGGTTGATGGTGCCGGCGTGACGCCTGCCAGCCCGGGGACTGCAACCCCCGACCTTGCCGCGCTGCTCGCGGGCAGCGGCCGTCCCCACAGCCGCCCGCGTTATCCTCTGCGCAGGGCCGACCCGCGTTTTTGCGCCAATTCAAGCTCGCCCGAAATGCAGCGCATGGCGCTGGTCGCGGCGCTGTCGGTGCTGATCGCCGGATGCAGCATGCTGCCTGAAGGTCGCGGCGTATCGCGCGCGCCCACACAGCAGATCGCGCGACCAGCAGCCCTCCCTGCCCCAAGCGTCGCCGACACCCGCCAGTGCATCAGCGCACTCACTCAGGCGCAGGTCCGCTTCACCCCCGTGCCCGATCAGGTGTTCGGCGCGGGCTGTTCGCAGCTGGGCAGCGTGCGGTTGTCGACGATTGCGCTCACCGACGCGCCGCGCGGACTCAACGAGCTGGCGATCAGCAACATCGGCCCCGTGCGCTGCGAGCTGGCCCAGCGATTTGCCGGCTGGGCGCAGTTCGGGATCGCGCGCGCGGCAGAGCAGATGCTGGGCAGCCCACTGGTGAAGATCGAGACGATGGGCAGCTATTCCTGCCGCAACATTGCAGGCTCGGTCAAACTGTCGCAGCACGCACACGCCAACGCGATCGATATCGCCGCGTTCGTGCTCGCCGATGGCAGGCGCATCTCGGTCAAGCAGGGCTGGGCTGGCTCCAACCAGGAGCGCGCCTTCCTGCGCACCATCCACGCCAGCGCCTGCAAGCGCTTCGGCACGGTGCTGGGCCCGGACTATAATGCGGCGCATCAGGACCATCTTCATGTCGACATGAGCGGCCAAGGCTATTGCCGATAG
- a CDS encoding sulfite oxidase heme-binding subunit YedZ: MLRILKIPELFWVVLAIPAIAMIIGFVKDPVTAFDLVHPSGEFSVRLMIVAMMVSPLRAILGRRGWLDWLLSRRRALGVAACGYGVLHLAFYLYDMGDWAMIAEEALIFSIWTGYLALIIFIAMALTSNNAAQRALRANWKRLQRLVYPAALLIALHWFYVDGEWKSMAVHFVPLLILETARIILMFKRRSARRATQAMTR; this comes from the coding sequence ATGCTGCGAATCCTGAAGATTCCCGAGCTCTTCTGGGTGGTGCTTGCCATCCCTGCGATCGCGATGATCATCGGGTTCGTTAAGGATCCGGTGACCGCGTTCGACCTCGTCCACCCCAGCGGCGAATTTTCGGTCCGGCTGATGATCGTTGCGATGATGGTCAGCCCGCTGCGTGCGATCCTCGGGCGGCGCGGCTGGCTGGACTGGCTGCTGTCGCGGCGGCGCGCGCTCGGCGTGGCGGCGTGCGGCTATGGCGTGCTGCATCTGGCGTTCTACCTGTATGACATGGGCGATTGGGCAATGATCGCCGAAGAAGCGCTGATTTTCAGCATCTGGACCGGGTATCTCGCGCTGATCATCTTCATTGCCATGGCGCTGACCAGCAACAACGCCGCGCAGCGCGCACTGCGCGCCAACTGGAAGCGGCTGCAGCGGCTGGTCTATCCTGCGGCATTGCTGATCGCGCTCCACTGGTTTTATGTCGACGGAGAATGGAAGAGCATGGCGGTGCATTTTGTTCCGCTGCTCATCCTGGAAACCGCTCGCATCATCCTTATGTTCAAGCGGCGTTCAGCGCGGCGTGCCACACAGGCGATGACGCGCTGA
- a CDS encoding PepSY domain-containing protein, translating into MKFSQAMMALAAATAMQFAASPAALATGKMKCDSGPQSTWKSRTDLESKLTKDGWKVKKSKVDGGCYEVYGVTPEGQNVEAYFHPVTMEKLLVSQRGKVIFKK; encoded by the coding sequence ATGAAGTTTTCGCAGGCCATGATGGCACTTGCCGCCGCCACCGCAATGCAGTTTGCTGCCAGCCCGGCGGCGCTGGCCACCGGCAAGATGAAGTGCGACTCGGGCCCGCAGTCGACTTGGAAGAGCCGCACCGACCTCGAGTCGAAGCTCACCAAAGACGGCTGGAAGGTCAAGAAGTCCAAGGTCGATGGCGGCTGCTATGAAGTCTATGGCGTGACCCCCGAGGGCCAGAACGTCGAGGCCTATTTCCATCCCGTGACGATGGAAAAGCTGCTGGTGTCGCAGCGCGGCAAGGTAATTTTCAAGAAGTGA
- a CDS encoding phosphoserine transaminase, whose protein sequence is MTDTVGASTNVLAAKPATLPARPHFSSGPCAKPPGWSPQALATESLGRSHRSKVGKARLQYCIDLMRELLKLPDTHRIGIVPGSDTGAYEMAMWTMLGARPVTALAWESFGEGWVTDAAKQLKLDPTIIRADYGHIPDLDAVDWSNDVLFTWNGTTSGARVPNGDWIAEDREGLSFADATSAVFAYDLPWDKIDVATFSWQKVLGGEGAHGVLILGPRAVERLESYTPAWPLPKVFRLVSKGKLAEGVFKGETINTPSMLAVEDAIFALEWGKSIGGAEGMVARSNANAAALDAIVQARPWLGHLAPDPATRSTTSVCLTVEGADEAFIKAFAGLLEKEGAAFDIAGYRDAPPGLRIWCGATVDTADIEALGPWLDWAYSELKAS, encoded by the coding sequence ATGACTGATACTGTTGGCGCGAGCACCAATGTGCTTGCCGCAAAACCTGCTACCCTGCCTGCTCGGCCGCACTTCTCGTCCGGCCCCTGCGCCAAGCCTCCAGGCTGGTCGCCGCAAGCGCTTGCCACCGAATCGCTGGGACGTTCGCACCGATCGAAGGTCGGCAAGGCGCGTCTGCAGTATTGCATCGACCTGATGCGCGAACTGCTCAAGCTCCCCGACACCCACCGCATCGGCATCGTGCCCGGCTCTGACACCGGCGCCTATGAAATGGCGATGTGGACGATGCTGGGCGCACGCCCCGTCACCGCGCTTGCGTGGGAAAGCTTCGGCGAAGGCTGGGTGACCGATGCCGCCAAGCAGCTCAAGCTCGACCCCACCATTATCCGTGCCGATTACGGCCACATCCCCGATCTCGACGCGGTCGACTGGTCGAACGACGTGTTGTTCACCTGGAACGGCACCACCTCGGGCGCGCGCGTCCCAAATGGCGACTGGATCGCCGAGGACCGCGAAGGCCTGAGCTTCGCCGACGCCACCAGCGCGGTGTTTGCCTACGACCTGCCCTGGGACAAGATCGACGTCGCCACGTTTAGCTGGCAGAAAGTATTGGGCGGCGAGGGCGCGCATGGCGTGCTGATCCTCGGCCCGCGCGCGGTCGAACGGCTCGAAAGCTACACGCCGGCCTGGCCGCTGCCCAAGGTGTTCCGCCTGGTTTCCAAGGGCAAGCTGGCAGAAGGCGTGTTCAAGGGCGAGACGATCAACACCCCCTCGATGCTCGCGGTCGAAGATGCGATCTTTGCGCTCGAATGGGGCAAGTCCATCGGCGGTGCCGAAGGCATGGTTGCGCGCAGCAACGCCAATGCCGCCGCGCTCGATGCCATCGTTCAGGCGCGGCCGTGGCTGGGCCATCTCGCGCCCGATCCGGCGACGCGTTCGACCACCAGCGTCTGTCTGACGGTCGAAGGCGCGGACGAGGCGTTCATCAAGGCCTTTGCCGGACTGCTCGAGAAGGAAGGCGCGGCCTTCGACATCGCAGGGTATCGCGATGCACCTCCGGGCCTTCGCATCTGGTGCGGCGCCACGGTCGACACCGCCGATATCGAGGCGCTGGGGCCCTGGCTCGACTGGGCCTATTCCGAGCTCAAAGCTTCCTGA
- the serA gene encoding phosphoglycerate dehydrogenase codes for MPKVLISDKMDPKAAQIFRERGCEVDVITGQTPEELAGIIGQYDGLAIRSSTKVTQAILDAATNLKVVGRAGIGVDNVDIPAASAKGVVVMNTPFGNSITTAEHAIALMFALARQLPEADASTQAGKWEKNRFMGVELTAKTLGLIGAGNIGSIVADRALGLKMKVVAFDPFLTPERAVELGIEKVTLDDLLARADFITLHTPLTDQTRNILSKDALAKTKRGVRIINCARGGLIDEAALKEALDSGQVAGAALDVFATEPATDSPLFGTPNFVSTPHLGASTSEAQVNVAIQVAEQMADYLVKGGVTNALNMPSLSAEQAPKLRPYMALATNLGRLVGQLESDRVKSISIEVEGAAAELDMKPITAAVLAGFMRAFSDSVNMVNAPFLAKDRGLDVREVRHDREGDYHTLVRVSVATEDGERSVAGTLFGNATPRLVEIYGIKIEADLAGHMLYIVNRDEPGFIGRLGSTLGEANVNIATFHLGRREARAGGEAVLLLSLDGAVAEPVLWKLCQLAGVKTVKSLRFD; via the coding sequence ATGCCTAAAGTTCTCATTTCCGACAAAATGGACCCCAAAGCCGCGCAGATCTTCCGCGAGCGCGGCTGCGAAGTCGATGTCATCACCGGCCAGACGCCCGAAGAGCTCGCCGGGATCATCGGCCAGTATGATGGCCTTGCCATCCGCTCCTCGACCAAGGTGACCCAGGCGATCCTCGATGCGGCGACCAACCTCAAGGTCGTCGGCCGCGCCGGGATCGGCGTCGACAATGTCGATATTCCTGCTGCTTCGGCCAAGGGTGTCGTCGTCATGAACACCCCGTTCGGCAACTCGATCACCACCGCCGAGCACGCCATCGCGCTGATGTTCGCGCTTGCCCGGCAGCTGCCCGAGGCCGATGCCTCGACCCAGGCGGGCAAGTGGGAGAAGAACCGCTTCATGGGCGTCGAACTCACCGCCAAGACTTTGGGCCTGATCGGCGCGGGCAACATCGGATCGATCGTTGCCGATCGTGCGCTGGGCCTCAAGATGAAGGTGGTCGCGTTCGATCCGTTCCTGACGCCCGAACGCGCGGTGGAGCTGGGCATCGAGAAGGTCACCCTCGACGACTTGCTCGCGCGCGCCGATTTCATCACGCTGCACACCCCGCTCACCGACCAGACCCGCAATATCCTGAGCAAGGACGCGCTGGCCAAGACCAAGAGGGGCGTGCGCATCATCAACTGCGCGCGTGGCGGACTGATCGACGAGGCGGCGCTCAAGGAGGCGCTGGATTCGGGTCAGGTCGCGGGCGCTGCGCTCGACGTGTTCGCCACCGAGCCTGCCACCGACAGCCCGTTGTTCGGCACCCCCAACTTCGTCTCGACCCCGCATCTGGGCGCATCGACCAGCGAGGCACAGGTCAATGTCGCGATCCAGGTTGCCGAGCAGATGGCCGATTATCTGGTCAAGGGCGGCGTCACCAACGCGCTCAACATGCCCAGCCTGTCGGCCGAGCAGGCACCCAAGCTGCGTCCCTATATGGCGCTGGCGACCAATCTTGGCCGTCTGGTCGGCCAGCTCGAGAGCGATCGGGTCAAGAGCATCTCGATCGAGGTCGAGGGCGCTGCGGCTGAGCTCGACATGAAGCCGATCACCGCTGCGGTGCTTGCCGGTTTCATGCGCGCGTTCAGCGACAGCGTGAACATGGTCAACGCACCGTTCCTCGCCAAGGATCGCGGCCTCGATGTGCGCGAAGTGCGGCATGATCGCGAAGGCGACTATCACACGCTGGTTCGCGTGTCGGTGGCCACCGAGGATGGCGAACGTTCGGTTGCTGGCACGCTGTTCGGCAATGCAACTCCGCGTCTGGTCGAAATCTACGGCATCAAGATCGAGGCCGATCTGGCGGGCCACATGCTTTACATCGTCAACCGCGACGAGCCCGGCTTTATCGGACGGCTGGGATCGACGCTGGGCGAGGCGAATGTAAACATCGCGACCTTCCATCTGGGTCGTCGCGAAGCGCGGGCAGGCGGCGAGGCGGTATTGCTGCTGTCGCTCGATGGCGCGGTGGCCGAACCCGTGCTGTGGAAATTGTGCCAGCTGGCCGGCGTGAAGACGGTCAAGAGCCTGCGCTTCGACTGA
- a CDS encoding PilZ domain-containing protein: MSFGKRGLTGSDVPATPKVDENLPQREARVHRLMKVTVFHERFGSADAVIRDISSGGLGGRCNAALIPGDVVDIDRPGLGRFEAEVRWVRSGQFGAQLTSDLRIDTKAIENLAFNGSNWDSEVNKPLENHVFTRFKPMKNTYRPSISLRRDR, from the coding sequence ATGTCTTTCGGAAAAAGAGGACTGACAGGATCTGACGTTCCGGCAACCCCAAAGGTTGACGAGAACCTGCCGCAGCGTGAGGCACGGGTGCACCGGCTGATGAAGGTCACCGTCTTTCACGAGCGCTTTGGCAGCGCCGATGCGGTCATCCGCGATATCTCGAGCGGTGGTCTGGGCGGGCGTTGCAATGCAGCGCTGATCCCCGGTGATGTCGTGGATATCGACCGCCCCGGCCTGGGCCGGTTCGAGGCCGAGGTGCGCTGGGTGCGCAGCGGCCAGTTCGGTGCGCAGCTGACCTCGGACCTGCGCATCGATACCAAGGCGATCGAGAACCTTGCCTTCAACGGCTCCAACTGGGACAGCGAAGTCAACAAGCCGCTGGAAAACCACGTCTTCACACGGTTCAAGCCGATGAAGAACACGTATCGGCCCAGCATCTCGCTCCGCCGCGACCGCTAA
- a CDS encoding winged helix DNA-binding protein, protein MAGEIHADARGAEGDRKTRLILQEQQASRLRSSNFPGLKLRNPSWDMLVALLAAKRNGSQLSMSDLCLMCDAPESTALRLIHQLREKGYAEMVPDRSDRRRTRVSLTRMGEAQFDAYLDKMGPA, encoded by the coding sequence ATGGCCGGTGAAATCCATGCCGACGCCAGAGGGGCCGAAGGCGACCGCAAGACGCGGCTGATCCTGCAGGAACAGCAGGCCAGTCGGTTGCGCTCCTCCAACTTTCCCGGGTTGAAGCTGCGCAACCCCAGCTGGGACATGCTGGTCGCGCTGCTGGCCGCCAAGCGCAACGGCTCCCAGCTTTCGATGAGCGACCTGTGCCTGATGTGCGACGCACCCGAAAGCACCGCGCTGCGCCTCATTCACCAGCTTCGCGAAAAGGGCTATGCCGAAATGGTGCCCGACCGATCGGACCGCAGGCGCACCCGCGTGTCCCTCACCCGCATGGGCGAAGCGCAATTCGATGCCTATCTGGACAAGATGGGCCCGGCCTGA